ACAGCAATCAAGACAACCCATAATGTACTGATTCCGACTAAAAATGATCCGAAGAATTTAAAGTATGTAATTAATAATTCTTCTGCATCTCTAATCGCAAATACTCCTGCAATGGCACCAAAAACTCCAATTGGAGCAAAGTTCATTACATAATTTACCATTTTTAAAACGATATGCGATGCTTTATCAAAAGCATTTATAATTGGTTTTACAGTGTTTCCTAATGAAGCCGCTGCTAATCCAAAAAAGATAGAAAAGATTACGATTTGCAAAATTTCATTGGTTGCCATTGCCTCAAAAATACTTTTAGGAACAATATGCTCTACGAAATTCTCAACAGACAATACTTTTGTTTTAGCCGTAACTTCTGTAGCTGCCGCCATATCAACGTGATCCAATTTCAAACCTACTCCGGGCTCTAAAAGATTCACATAAAACAATCCAATTAATAAGGATATAAAAGAAGCTGTAAAAAACCAACCAAGTGCTTTTCCACCAATTCTTCCAACGGTTTTGATATCACCCAATTTCGCAATTCCTACTACTAATGTGGTAAAAACTAAAGGAGCAATAATCATTTGCACCAATCGGATAAAAATGGTCGCAAGCATTTTTATTTTATTACTAAATGATACTGCTGCTTCTTGCGAAATTGAATTATGAATAATAATTCCTAAAGCCGCTCCAAGTATCATTGCAATTATAATTTGCCCTGTTAATCCTGAAAAAAATGATTTCTTTTTGGTTTCTGTAACTTGCATTAATTTATTTATTTAGAATTAAAACATTAAGACCCTCACTGTCTTAATTTTTATTAATATGTTTTGTTGATTAAATAAAAATCAGCCAAAACAATCGCAGCCATTGCTTCTACAATTGGCACTGCACGAGGTACAACACACGGATCATGACGGCCTTTACCAGTCATTGGTGTAATATTTCCTTTATTATCTAATGAATCCTGAGTTTGCATGATAGTCGCAACAGGTTTGAAAGCTACTCTAAAATAGATATCCATTCCGTTGCTTATTCCACCTTGAATTCCTCCTGAAAGATTTGTTTTTGTAGTTCCGTCAGAATTGTATAAATCGTTGTGTTCGCTTCCTTTCATTTCAGAACCAGAAAATCCGCTTCCGTATTCAAAACCTTTTACAGCATTAATCGAAAGCATTGCTTTTCCTAATTCAGCATGTAATTTATCAAAAACAGGCTCGCCTAAACCAACCGGAACATTTTGAATTACGCAAGAAACAATTCCGCCAACAGTATCACCTTGTTTACGGATATCACGAATATATTCTTCCATAATCGCAGCCGATTTTTCATCAGGACAACGAACAGGATTACTTTCTATTTTAGAAAAATCTAAGTCTTGGTATGGAGTATCCAAATGAATTGGACCAACTGAAGAAACGTAAGCATTAATCTTAATCTCCGGCAACATTTGTTTTGCAATTGCACCAGCTACTACTCTACTTGCTGTTTCTCTTGCAGAACTTCTTCCGCCACCGCGATAATCACGAAAACCATATTTTTGGTCGTATACATAATCAGCGTGACTTGGTCTGTAATTATCTTTTATATGGGAGTAATCATCTGATTTTTGATTGGTATTCGGAATAATAAAACCAATTGGAGTCCCAGTAGTTTTACCTTCAAAAATACCTGATAAAAACTGAACTGCATCCGGTTCTTTACGTTGTGTTACAATTGCTGATTGTCCTGGTTTTCTTCTGGACATTTCAACTTCAATTGCTTCCAGATCAAGTTCGATTCCTGATGGACATCCATCAATAATTCCTCCTAAAGCTTCACCATGAGATTCACCAAATGTAGTAACTTTATATAGGGTGCCGTAGCTATTTCCTGCCATTGTATTTAGTTTTGAGCAAATGTAAGTTTTATGAATTAAATTAAAAAATTTAAACTTAGTATTATTATATAAAGGCGAACGAGATTAAAAATCACAATTTATTAAAATTGTAGCCAAATTGGTAACCTTTTCATAAAATAAATCCGACTAGAGTTTCTTTTATTTGCTAAACTTCAAAAAACGAAAAATTGAAAAAACGAAATGTTGAATTGGTCATCCTGTCAGATGTCCATTTGGGAACTTACGGAAGTCACGCTAAAGAACTAAATAACTATCTATCAAGCATTAAACCAAAAACATTAGTCTTAAACGGCGACATAATTGATGCTTGGCAATTTAGAAAATCATATTTCCCAAAAGCACATTTAAGAGTCATTCAACGCATAATTGGGATGGCATCTAAGGGAACAAAAGTGTATTATATTACTGGAAACCACGACGAAATTCTTCGAAAATTCAGTGATATGAATATGGGAAATTTTGCTTTGGTCGATAAATTAGTTTTAGAACTTGACGATAAAAAAGCGTGGATTTTTCACGGAGACGTTTTTGACGCTTCAGTTCAGCACTCTAAATGGATTGCAAAACTTGGCGGTTTAGGTTACGATTATTTGATTCTTACCAATCGTTTTGCAAATTGGTGTTTGGCAAAACTTGGAAGAGAACCTTACTCGTTTTCTAAAAAAATTAAAGCCAGTGTAAAGAAAGCTGTAAAATTCATATCAGATTTCGAAACTACTGCAACAGATCTTGCTATCGAAAAAAACTATGATTATGTAATTTGCGGACACATTCACGAACCAAAAATCATTACCAAAGAAAACAAACACGGTTCTACTTTATATCTAAATTCAGGTGATTGGGTTGAAAATCTAACGGCTTTAGAATACCACAAAAAGAGATGGAAATTGTATTCTTATGCTGAAAGTAATTTCACAGAAGAAGAGAATCTTTTTGAGATGGAAGACATTTTGAGCTCTCAGTTAATTTCGTCTATTATTCTAAACAAATAGCCTTTTTAGATGCGAATCACTTTATTTAAAAGAGTTAACAACACTTTCAATTTAATTTGATTGTGATTGAAAATGTGAATTATGTAACAATTTCCAATAATTTTATACGTTTGAAAATGGTATGACACATTAAATTTGAAAAATAATTAATAACCATTTTCATGAAAAAAATAATTTTATCGGCCATTATGCTATTAGGATTAGCATTTACGGCTCAATCACAAGAAATTTCGAAACACGCTTTAGGAATCCGTTTAGGAGACAATAACGGTTTTGGCGGTGAAGTATCCTATCAATTAGGTTTAAGTCAAAAAAACAGACTTGAATTTGATTTAGGCTGGAGAAACAGTAGCGACGTAGATGCTATCAAAGGAGTTGCACTTTATCAATGGGTTTGGAATATTGATGGTGGCTTTAACTGGTATGCTGGTGTTGGTGGTGGATTAGCAGCTTGGGATCACGATTACTACAACAATAATTACAAATATAACGACAGCGGAACATATGTATTCGCAGCTGGAGACATCGGTATAGAATACAGATTTAGCGAAGCGCCAATCACACTTTCATTAGATGCAAGACCTGAAATTGGTTCTGGATATTATGATGATGACAATTTTGGATTTGACGTTGGTTTAGGAGTTAAATTTAGATTCTAAAATTTAGAATAAAAGTAAAAAATAATTGTAAAAGAAAACCTGTCGTTTTACTGCGACAGGTTTTTTTTGCTTTTGTCAGACTGAGCGAAGTCGAAGTCCTCATATGCAGCTGATTTAACCGCAAAGCGCGCTAAGATTTTATCGTGTAAGGCTTTGCAAAAACACAAAGTTCGCAAAGCTTTGTGTTGATTTAGCTTTGCGAACTTTGTGTTTATTAGCGTGATCCAGAACAAAAAAACTTTGCGCGCTTTGCGGTTAAATCCACTGTTCAATCAGACAAAAACTTCTACTGAAGTCAAGGAACACAAACCCTCAAAGGTTTTAGTAAAAACACAAAGTTCGCAAAGCTTTGTATTGATTTAGCTTTGCGAACTTTGTGTTTATTAAGCGCGATCCAGAACAAAAAACTTCGCGCACTTTGGGGTTAAATTCAATATCCAGTCAGACATTTCACATTTAACATTTCACACCTAAATTACTTTATAATAATATCTTTTTTGGAATGAATTTTCACAACCGTATAAGGATATGTAATCACTTGCATCACCATTGCGTCTGCAGCAGGATTATTTTCTTTTACTGTAATGATAATATTCTTATCAGTTTCTTCAACTTTTTCGACACCAATAGAATATCCACCAGTATTTTTTTCTCCCATATTCAGGATTACATAATTTGAATTACTAATATCAGTCTGTTTCATTTTATCAGCCAAAAGCGGATCGTTTTCTAACATTTTGATTTCGTTAGGTTCTGTCAAAATTTCAAAAAATTTGATATTTCCCCCGCCATCAGATTGTTCCGTTAGAACTTCGTATAAAACTTTTGAATCTGTTGTCTTTTTTACTCCACAAGAAATCATAGCAAAAACTGCCAAAACCGAAATTACTTTTTTCATTTACGTTTATTTTTAAGATTGCTGCTTTTCACTTTTATAATCGTCAATTGCTCTTTGATATAAAGCCTCATATTTAGGCAGGATATTTTTAATATCAAATTTCTTTGCAACTTCAAGAGCATTTGCTTTAAACTGATTCAAAACTTCGTCATCTTTCAGTATCTTAATTGCATTTGCAGCCATTTCTTCAACATCTCCAACATTGCTCAAATATCCTGAGATTCCATCGAAATTAACCTCTGGCAAACCTCCTGAATTACTCGAAATTACCGGAACTCCACAAGCCATAGCTTCTAAAGCTGCCAAACCAAAACTTTCTGTTTCTGATGGAAGTAAAAACAAATCCGTCATACACAAAATCTTGTCGATTTCATTACTGTTTCCAAAGAAAATCACCTTATCGTAAATCCCTAATTCCATGCACAAAACCTCTGCTTTTTCTTTTTCAGGACCATCACCAACCATCATTAATTTAGCCGGCATTACTTTCTGAATATTATAGAAAATCTTAATAATATCCGGAATACGTTTTACCTTTCTAAAGTTACTGATATGCGTAATGATGCGTTCATTTTCCTTTGCCATCACATAACGGTGACAAGGCGCTCCAGGCTCTTTAATGACTTTATCCAATTCAATAAAATTCGGAATTACCTTAATTTTATTCTTGATTTTAAACAACTTCAAAGTATCATCTTTCAAACTTTGTGAAACCGAAGTCACATAATCTGATTTATTGATACTAAAAGTCACCGCAGGTTTATAAAACGGGTGATTCCCTACCAAAGTAATATCCGTTCCGTGAAGCGTTGTAATCATCGGAAGATTAATCCCTTCATTTTTCAGCATTTGCTTCGCCATATAACCCGCATATGCGTGAGGAATAGCGTAATGCACATGAAGAACTTCAATTTTATATAGTTTAACCATATCGACCAATTTGCTTGACAAAGCCAATTCATAAGGCTGATAATGGAAAAGAGGATATTCAGGAACGTTTACTTCGTGATAATGAACATTAGGATTCAAAAGTGCCAACCTAACCGGCTGACTATAAGTAATAAAATGGATTTCGTGTCCGCGTCTGGCTAATTCAAGACCCAATTCTGTAGCAACTACGCCACTACCGCCAAATGTCGGATAACAAACTATAGCTATTTTCATGTATTAAATTTAATACTACGAAAGTACTCAAAAATAGCGTTTAATTTAAGTTTTAGATTGTTAGATTTTTGTGAATATTAGTTTCCAGATAATTAGATTGTTAGACTTTAAAACCAATATACTTTGACTCTTTATGTCTTTCTGAGCGAAGTCGAGAATTTTTACACACAAACTAAAACTCAAAATTTACAATTCATAATTATAATCAGGAGCAGAAAAGACTTTTTCATAAGAACTACTTGTCCCGCTGTCCACTATATCTTTTCCCGGCTAAAGAAGCCAGAAAAAGGATATCGTTTCCATCGGGGCTAAATTAGAAGTTTTTATTTTTACAAGAACTTTATTCTAAACCCGGCAGGTTTTAAAAACCTGTCGGGTTTGTCGTAATCTATCTTTGTCAAAGTTTAAAACCAAAAGTACAAGGAACATTTATAAAAGTTCAATTTTAAAGTTGGTCTGAGCATTTTTTGTCATTTCGACGGAGGAGAAATCTCCACGAGAAGCTCGACAAAGATTGTCGATTATCATTGTCGATTATGATTGCAGAGTTACTTGCGAAGATTTCTCCTCCGTCGAAATGACAATGGTTGTGGTTATTTGGTGTAAAACTAAAACTCCTTACACTTTTGATTTAAAACTTTAACAAAGATTCCCACGATCTTTTCATTTCGAAGAATAATACACAATACTAAACATGAAACCTAAACTTGAAACAAACCATTTTAAAAACAAAAAAGGCGTAAAATCTAAATTTTACACCTTTTCATTTATTATAAATTCTTCTTAGAAGAATCTGCTATGCCAACTATCAGCAGCAGGAACTTCCCAAGATTCATTAAATTCTTCGATATTGTTTACCAAATTATTAAACACAATCGTATTCTCAGATACAGATTTGTCTTTAACCATTTTCTTGAAATCAATTAAAGGTTTATGCGCGATATGCTCTCCAAGTTTAAAAGTAACGTTCATTTTATCTAATAAATCAACATTATACTTTTTCTCTAAACTCTGAATAAATTCCACAGAACTATCGATAGAACAACCAGTTGCTGCTTGCACATCCTGATTTACAGCCAAAATAATGAATCGGTTGTATTTCAATAAATATGAAGCTTCAAGACTTGTTCCGTGTGCTGCCCAACCTTCAACAAAAGCTTTCAGGTCAGTTTCTATTTCAGAAAATTCTTCCTCAGAAAATTTTCTGTTCGATTGATAAATCCAGATTCTGGATTCACCGGGTAAATCTTCAAAAGGTATATACATTTTAATTTTTTCTTTAAGTTTGTTTTGTTTCAGGTTTCAAGTTTCAGGTTTCAAAAACTTAGAATCTTAGCATCTTAGCCACTCAGACCCTTAACTAAAGATCCTGTGCATTAGCAATCAATTCCGCAATATCCATTACTTTAACTTGTCCTTCTTTTTCCTGATGTTTAATACCATCCGTTAACATTGTATTACAAAACGGACAACCAGCAGCAATAATATCCGGCTTTACTTCTAAGGCATCTTCAGTACGCAATACGTTTACTTCTTTGTTTCCCGGCTCAGCATCTTTAAACATTTGCGCTCCACCTGCTCCACAACATAAACCATTTGCTTTAGAACGTTTCATTTCAACTAATTCAACGTCTAATTTCTGAATCAAATCTCTTGGTGCTTCGTATACTTTATTTGCTCTTCCTAAATAACAAGGATCGTGAAAAGTGATTTTCTTTCCTTTAAATTGTCCTCCTTCAACTGTTAATCTTCCGTCATCAATTAATGACTTTAAAAACTCTGTATGATGAATTACTTCATATTGACCTCCTAATTCAGGATATTCGTTTTTTAAAGTATTAAAACAATGCGGACAAGCGGTTACGATTTTTTTAGCTTCATAGGCATTCAAAACCTCGATATTCATCATGGCTTGCATTTGAAACAAAAACTCATTTCCGGCACGTTTTGCAGGATCTCCGGTACAACTCTCTTCTGTACCTAAAACTGCAAATGAAACATTGGTACGATTTAAAATTCGCACAAATGCTTTTGTAATTTTCTTTGCTCTATCATCAAAACTCCCTGCACAACCAACCCAAAATAAAACTTCCGGTTGTGTTCCTTGGGCTAGCATTTCAGCCATTGTTGGCACTACTAAACTTTCTGACATCTTCTTTTTTTGTTAATTCGGTTAATCGTAAATTTGGTTAATCGCTCTTCTGAATAACCAATCCAAAACCTAAATTTATTTTATATAATCGATTAAACGGTTAAACAATTAACCATTTAAACTTTTTGACTTTAATTTTCGTTTTTCCAGTTCAATCTATCTTGTTGACTGTATTGCCATGGCGCTCCATTGTTCTCAATGTTTGTCATCATTGCATTCAATGACATTGGAGCAGCACTTTGTTCCATAACAAGATAACGACGCATATCCATAATAATAGACAACGGACTGATATTTACAGGACATTCTTCTACGCAAGCATTACATGAAGTACATGCCCATAACTCTTCAGGAGTTATATAATCGTTTAATAATGTTTTATTATCCGGAACAAAAACACCTTTGTTTGCATCAATATTTTTTCCTACTTCCTGCAAACGATCTCTTGTATCCATCATAATTTTACGAGGAGACAATTTTTTACCAGTTTGATTAGCAGGACATGATGATGTACAACGACCACATTCTGTACAAGTGTAAGCGTTTAATAGTTGTACCCAGTTTAAATCCTGAACATCACTTGCTCCAAATTTACTTGGAGCTGCATTTTCATCCACCGGAGCAGCAGCAAACGGATCAGCATTTGGATCCATCATTAACTTAACTTCTTTAGTTACTGACTCTAAATTATCAAACTGTCCTTCAGGATTTAAGTTTGCAAAATAAGTATTCGGGAATGCCAAAAGAATATGTAAGTGTTTTGAGAAGTACAAATAATTCATAAAAACTAAGATACCTGCGATATGCAACCACCAAAATACTTCAAACAACAATGCAACTAATTCGTTTGACATTCCGTTGAAAATTGGCGCAATAAACTGACTTATCGGAAAACTTCCTGCTCTGTGAAAATGAGAAAATCCTCCGGGAACATTTTGCAAATGCAAATCAGAAGCATCCATAAACAAAAACAGAAGCATTAAAACAGTTTCAAAATACAAGATGTAATTGGCGTCACTTTTAGGGAAACCATTTAAATCAGGATTAATAAAACGTTTTAATCTTATCACATTTCTTCTAATCCAGAAGGTAATAACGGCAACGAGAACTAAAAATGCTAAAATCTCGAAAGAAGCAATTAAAACATCATAAACCACTCCTAAATAAGGAGCAAAAATTCTATGAGTTCCAAATAATCCATCGATTATAATTTCGACTAATTCGATATTAATAATTATAAAACCTACATATACAAAAATATGAAGTATTCCAGCTACAGGGCGTCTCACCATTTTTGATTGCCCAAGAGCAATCAATGCCATGTTTTTCCAACGTGCTTTAGAATTATCTTTTCGATTTACATCTACTCCTAAATTGATGTTACGGATGATTTTTTTTACGCTCGATGCAAAAAAACCGAAACCTACAATTAAAAGTATAGCGAACAAAATATTATCTAAATAACTCATTCTAATTAATTTTTAGTAGTTGTGTTAGCGTCTTCTGTTGGTGCTACATATGGTTTGTTTTTCTTTCCAAAAAGAGAAACATTCACATAACGAGTTGGGTAAAGACGAACGTCTTGCAATAATAACTCTAATTCTTTTGAAGTTTTAGAAAGATTATTATACAAAGCATCGTCACTTAACAACTTACCTGCAGTACCTTTTCCTGAGTTTAAGTTGCTCATAAGATTATCAACTTTAGCCAAAGTCTGGTTTAGGTTTCTAACTGTTTTTCCTAAATCGGCTTTGTTCAAAGAATCTGATATTTTATTGAAGTTACTTGACATTTTATTAAAGTTGGTTACAACTCCGTTAATTTGTCCTTTATTAGTATCTAAAATAGAATTAAGACTTCCTGAAGCTTTATGAAATTGCTCCATTGTCTGGCTTAATTCTGCCAATGATTTCTTTAAATTTTCTTGCCCTTGTTTGTCTAAAACATTATTTAATCCAGAAACCAATGTATTAATATTAGCTAGCATTAAATCTAATTTTTGCTGAATTGGCTCGATTTTACCTCCTAAAGACTCTGTTAATCCCAACTCAACTGTTGATGCTAACGTTTGTCCATCTTCAACTGGTTCTTTGTCTGCAAGATT
This genomic window from Flavobacterium sp. 9 contains:
- a CDS encoding dicarboxylate/amino acid:cation symporter codes for the protein MQVTETKKKSFFSGLTGQIIIAMILGAALGIIIHNSISQEAAVSFSNKIKMLATIFIRLVQMIIAPLVFTTLVVGIAKLGDIKTVGRIGGKALGWFFTASFISLLIGLFYVNLLEPGVGLKLDHVDMAAATEVTAKTKVLSVENFVEHIVPKSIFEAMATNEILQIVIFSIFFGLAAASLGNTVKPIINAFDKASHIVLKMVNYVMNFAPIGVFGAIAGVFAIRDAEELLITYFKFFGSFLVGISTLWVVLIAVGYIFLKGRMTELLRRIVGPLAIAFGTTSSEAVFPKLTEELEDFGVKNKIVAFMLPLGYSFNLDGSMMYMTFASIFIAQFYGVHLDLGTQMAMLLVLMLTSKGIAGVPRASLVIVAATCGMFKIPVEGIALILPIDHFCDMFRSATNVLGNALATSVVGQWEDGKEGNLELEEEN
- the aroC gene encoding chorismate synthase, encoding MAGNSYGTLYKVTTFGESHGEALGGIIDGCPSGIELDLEAIEVEMSRRKPGQSAIVTQRKEPDAVQFLSGIFEGKTTGTPIGFIIPNTNQKSDDYSHIKDNYRPSHADYVYDQKYGFRDYRGGGRSSARETASRVVAGAIAKQMLPEIKINAYVSSVGPIHLDTPYQDLDFSKIESNPVRCPDEKSAAIMEEYIRDIRKQGDTVGGIVSCVIQNVPVGLGEPVFDKLHAELGKAMLSINAVKGFEYGSGFSGSEMKGSEHNDLYNSDGTTKTNLSGGIQGGISNGMDIYFRVAFKPVATIMQTQDSLDNKGNITPMTGKGRHDPCVVPRAVPIVEAMAAIVLADFYLINKTY
- a CDS encoding UDP-2,3-diacylglucosamine diphosphatase, whose translation is MKKRNVELVILSDVHLGTYGSHAKELNNYLSSIKPKTLVLNGDIIDAWQFRKSYFPKAHLRVIQRIIGMASKGTKVYYITGNHDEILRKFSDMNMGNFALVDKLVLELDDKKAWIFHGDVFDASVQHSKWIAKLGGLGYDYLILTNRFANWCLAKLGREPYSFSKKIKASVKKAVKFISDFETTATDLAIEKNYDYVICGHIHEPKIITKENKHGSTLYLNSGDWVENLTALEYHKKRWKLYSYAESNFTEEENLFEMEDILSSQLISSIILNK
- a CDS encoding protease complex subunit PrcB family protein is translated as MKKVISVLAVFAMISCGVKKTTDSKVLYEVLTEQSDGGGNIKFFEILTEPNEIKMLENDPLLADKMKQTDISNSNYVILNMGEKNTGGYSIGVEKVEETDKNIIITVKENNPAADAMVMQVITYPYTVVKIHSKKDIIIK
- the bshA gene encoding N-acetyl-alpha-D-glucosaminyl L-malate synthase BshA, with the protein product MKIAIVCYPTFGGSGVVATELGLELARRGHEIHFITYSQPVRLALLNPNVHYHEVNVPEYPLFHYQPYELALSSKLVDMVKLYKIEVLHVHYAIPHAYAGYMAKQMLKNEGINLPMITTLHGTDITLVGNHPFYKPAVTFSINKSDYVTSVSQSLKDDTLKLFKIKNKIKVIPNFIELDKVIKEPGAPCHRYVMAKENERIITHISNFRKVKRIPDIIKIFYNIQKVMPAKLMMVGDGPEKEKAEVLCMELGIYDKVIFFGNSNEIDKILCMTDLFLLPSETESFGLAALEAMACGVPVISSNSGGLPEVNFDGISGYLSNVGDVEEMAANAIKILKDDEVLNQFKANALEVAKKFDIKNILPKYEALYQRAIDDYKSEKQQS
- a CDS encoding ABC transporter ATPase: MYIPFEDLPGESRIWIYQSNRKFSEEEFSEIETDLKAFVEGWAAHGTSLEASYLLKYNRFIILAVNQDVQAATGCSIDSSVEFIQSLEKKYNVDLLDKMNVTFKLGEHIAHKPLIDFKKMVKDKSVSENTIVFNNLVNNIEEFNESWEVPAADSWHSRFF
- a CDS encoding (Fe-S)-binding protein, giving the protein MSESLVVPTMAEMLAQGTQPEVLFWVGCAGSFDDRAKKITKAFVRILNRTNVSFAVLGTEESCTGDPAKRAGNEFLFQMQAMMNIEVLNAYEAKKIVTACPHCFNTLKNEYPELGGQYEVIHHTEFLKSLIDDGRLTVEGGQFKGKKITFHDPCYLGRANKVYEAPRDLIQKLDVELVEMKRSKANGLCCGAGGAQMFKDAEPGNKEVNVLRTEDALEVKPDIIAAGCPFCNTMLTDGIKHQEKEGQVKVMDIAELIANAQDL
- a CDS encoding (Fe-S)-binding protein codes for the protein MSYLDNILFAILLIVGFGFFASSVKKIIRNINLGVDVNRKDNSKARWKNMALIALGQSKMVRRPVAGILHIFVYVGFIIINIELVEIIIDGLFGTHRIFAPYLGVVYDVLIASFEILAFLVLVAVITFWIRRNVIRLKRFINPDLNGFPKSDANYILYFETVLMLLFLFMDASDLHLQNVPGGFSHFHRAGSFPISQFIAPIFNGMSNELVALLFEVFWWLHIAGILVFMNYLYFSKHLHILLAFPNTYFANLNPEGQFDNLESVTKEVKLMMDPNADPFAAAPVDENAAPSKFGASDVQDLNWVQLLNAYTCTECGRCTSSCPANQTGKKLSPRKIMMDTRDRLQEVGKNIDANKGVFVPDNKTLLNDYITPEELWACTSCNACVEECPVNISPLSIIMDMRRYLVMEQSAAPMSLNAMMTNIENNGAPWQYSQQDRLNWKNEN
- a CDS encoding MlaD family protein codes for the protein MKLTREIKTAILVIASILLFIWGYSFLKGRDLFTNYKTLYVEYNNVEDLSASAPVTINGLTIGKVNKITINEVTGKLLVELQLKTDFPISKSSQAALYSPSLIGGKQIKIIPNLADKEPVEDGQTLASTVELGLTESLGGKIEPIQQKLDLMLANINTLVSGLNNVLDKQGQENLKKSLAELSQTMEQFHKASGSLNSILDTNKGQINGVVTNFNKMSSNFNKISDSLNKADLGKTVRNLNQTLAKVDNLMSNLNSGKGTAGKLLSDDALYNNLSKTSKELELLLQDVRLYPTRYVNVSLFGKKNKPYVAPTEDANTTTKN